From the genome of Altererythrobacter sp. BO-6:
CTTCAAGCGATGCCCATGCCTGGTCGGACAGCGGCTGCATGGTTCTCCGGCTGGCCGCAACGCACCAGCGTGGCGATTGTCAGGTCGATCGGATCGCGCACGAGGTTGCGCAGTTCCAGACTGACCACACCGGTCGAAACATAGTCCTTCTTCAGTGCGGGCGCGCCATTGGCCGAGAAATGGGCACAGGCGCCGCATGTATGGCTGGCGTATTCGACCAGCTTGAGCGGTGCGTCCGGATTGCCGATCAGATAGCCATCTTCCGGGGTAACGGTGACCATATCGGTCCACTGCTGGCCGTCAGGGGCAGGGATCGCAGCGATCGGCTCGCCCGCCAGCGTATCGGTGCCTTCTTCGGTGCCGTTGCAGGCAGCCAGTGCCAGCGCAAGTCCGGCGGCGATCGAAGAAGCGAGGAAACGGCGCGAAATCGTCATCAGTCATGAATCCTTACGAGGGAAGAAGAGGCTATACTAAGCGGGCAAGGGGGTGAAGCGCACGGGGCAGCTTTCCACAAGTCCTTCCCCAATGTCCTGTGTTGGCACTATTTGGCTGCGGTGGCGGTCAGCTGCGCATCAAGTGCCTTTTGCAGGTCGGGCCAGGCATGCACGCCGTCGAGCAGTTTGTCGTTGATCGTGAAGCTGGGCGTACCGCGCAGGCCAAGCCGCTCCGCATCGGCGCGCGAGGCCTGGACCAGCCGGGTTTCCATGGCCGTGTCAGCCATGCATTTGTCCAGATCGACGGTGCGGTATCCGCGCCCTTCCATCAGCTGGTAGAAATCGAGGTCAGCCGCAATCGCCCGGCGCGCCGCGGCCCGATCCGGGTTGGACCAGCGGAGCCGCTGCTCTGGCGTGGATTTCGCGGCAATCGGCAGCCACTTGTCCTGGCTGAGCATGATGGCGGCGTGATTGAGCGCGAATTTCTGCGGATCGCCGCAATGGGTCAGCATCGCTGCGGTCAGGTCGATCGGATCACGCAGCAGGTGGCGGACTTCCACCGAGACCTTGCCGGTCTTTACATAGGCGATCTTCAGCGCCGGATCGCCATTGCGCGCGAAGTCCGCACAATGCCCGCAGGTATAGCTGATATATTCGGCCACCTTGGTCGCGGCCTTGGGATTGCCGATCAAATGCCCGGCATCGGTCTTGGTGACCGTGATCATCCAGTTCGGGGCGAAACCGCCGGTCAGCACCAATGCGCTCGCCAGCAAGCCTGCTTTCAATAGCTTCACTTCGGTTGTTCCCCTTTGTAACCCATGCTGCGGGCCAGCGATTCCAGCACCGCCCGCAATTCCGGATCGCCGATATCGCGCAAGCTGTCACCCAGTTCCATCGGGATCGGCTTAAGCGACGGCGGCGGTTTGGCCGGCTCTTCAGCACGCGTCGGCTTAACCTCACCTTGCCGCAACTTGACCCGTGCCACGGCCTTATAGCCGAAGAAGCGGTTCACCCGCTCGATAATCTCCGGAATCACCTGCTGGATAAGCGGAGCGTGCGCGGGGACCACCACCAGCTGCAAGATGCCGTCGGACTTCTCGCCCGGGGGAAACGGATCGCTTCGGGCATGCACACGCGGGCGTGGACCGGACCGACAATTTCGGGCCAGCGGGTTACGACCGAACTCTGCACGAATCCGAAACGGCGAAAGGCGGTTCGCCCGATCTGCGGCATCAACTCGCCGATCGAGCGCGGTGCGCCGCCACGGGGGCGCTGCCAGGGCTTGGCTTTGCCCGCTTTTGCGGATTTCGAGGGCTTGTCCCGTTCCATTGCGCTGCCGCCAATGCCATAGCCGCGCCGTGACTGCCAGCGCCAAACCTGTCTCTGCCGCACTGCTCCACTGGTATGACCGGCATGCCCGCGACCTGCCGTGGCGCAATCCGCCCGGCGCTCCGCGCCCATCCGATCCGGCCTGGCCCTTTCGCGTGTGGCTGTCCGAAGTGATGCTGCAACAGACCACTGTAGCGGCGGTGAAGCCCTATTTCGCCAGATTCCTCGCTACCTGGCCCACGGTCGAGGCGCTCGCAATGGCAGACGACGCCGATGTGATGAGCGCCTGGGCCGGGCTGGGCTATTACTCGCGCGCGCGCAATCTGGTGAAATGCGCCCGGGCGGTGGCGGCGCGCGGCGGCTTCCCGCAAACCGAGGCGGAACTGCGCGAACTGCCGGGGCTGGGGCCCTACACGGCGGCGGCGATCGCCGCGATTGCCTTTGGCGCACGGGCGGTGGTGGTCGATGCCAATGTCGAACGG
Proteins encoded in this window:
- a CDS encoding thioredoxin domain-containing protein, which produces MTISRRFLASSIAAGLALALAACNGTEEGTDTLAGEPIAAIPAPDGQQWTDMVTVTPEDGYLIGNPDAPLKLVEYASHTCGACAHFSANGAPALKKDYVSTGVVSLELRNLVRDPIDLTIATLVRCGQPENHAAAVRPGMGIA
- a CDS encoding thioredoxin domain-containing protein; the encoded protein is MKLLKAGLLASALVLTGGFAPNWMITVTKTDAGHLIGNPKAATKVAEYISYTCGHCADFARNGDPALKIAYVKTGKVSVEVRHLLRDPIDLTAAMLTHCGDPQKFALNHAAIMLSQDKWLPIAAKSTPEQRLRWSNPDRAAARRAIAADLDFYQLMEGRGYRTVDLDKCMADTAMETRLVQASRADAERLGLRGTPSFTINDKLLDGVHAWPDLQKALDAQLTATAAK